In the Arthrobacter sp. Soc17.1.1.1 genome, GCTCGGGGAAGGCGAAAATTACCTCTTGGAGTACTGAGGCGCCTTGCGTGCCTTCTTGAGACCGGCTTTCTTACGCTCGATGACGCGGGCGTCACGGGTCAGGAAGCCTGCCTTCTTGAGGGCGGGGCGGTTGTTCTCGCGGTCGATCTCGTTCAGCGTGCGCGCCACACCGAGGCGGAGGGCACCGGCCTGGCCGGAGGGTCCACCACCGTGGATGCGGGCGATGACGTCGTAGGCGCCGTCGAGCTCGAGGAGCTTGAAGGGGTCGTTGACTTCCTGCTGGTGCAGCTTGTTCGGGAAGTAGTCGGCGAGCTCGCGCCCGTTGACGATCCACTTGCCGGTGCCGGGGACGAGGCGCACGCGGGCGACAGCTTCCTTGCGGCGTCCGACGGCTCCGCCGCCGACGGTCAGCGCGGGACGCTCCTTGACGGCCGTCTCGCCACCTTCGGTGGACTCTGAGGTGTAGCTCGTGAGCTCCTCAGTCGATTCATTCAGCTCTTCAGTGTTCTGAGCCACGGTTCTCCTTGAAGTGATTTCTTAGTACTGGTGGCCAGGACTACTGGGCGACCTGGGTGATTTCGAACGTCTGGGGCTGCTGCGCGGCGTGGGGGTGCTCGGCGCCGCGGTAGACCTTCAGCTTGCCGATCTGCTGGGCGGCGAGCGAGTTCTTGGGAAGCATGCCGCGGATAGCCTTCTCGACTGCGCGCTCCGGGTTCTTGTCCAGGAGTTCCACGTAGCTGGTCGACTTCAGGCCGCCCGGGTAACCCGAGTGGCGGTAGGCGCGCTTCTGCTCGAGCTTGGAGCCGGTGAGGGCAACCTTCTCGGCGTTGATGATGATGACGAAATCGCCCATGTCCATGTGGGGAGCGAAGGTCGGCTTGTGCTTACCGCGGAGCAGGATTGCGGTCTGGCTGGCAAGACGGCCGAGGACGACGTCGGTTGCATCGATTACGTGCCACTGGCGGTTGATGTCGCCTGGCTTCGGGGTGTACGTACGCACGGTTATGGCCTTCGTTTCTATTTCGGTGTCGCCCGCATCCACGGAGATCTCCGTACCCGCGGGCTCAGCTTATTCATGCGCTACCGGAACTTCAGGTGAGGGCTGAAATACGACCAGTCATCCCGTGAATCTCGGCTCCGCCTCCGGGCCAGGTGGTTCTGCAACTGAACCGCTCCGTGAGGCGCAGACGTATCGAGAAGGGATACGCACAACGACTTCCAAGGATAGCGTGCCGCGCTGCCATGGGTCAAAATGAGCCGGCGCCCGTGGAACTGCTGGATAGGATGGCCGGAAAAGAGGCCGGGGGTTCTAGGTGGGCATGGGGACGCAGAGCACGCGACGTCCCGCATCCGTCGGCATCCGGCTCGGTCTCTGGCTCGCGGCCGTGATCGTCGTCGCCGTCGCACTCCTCCTGTGCCCGGGCGTCGCCTCCGACGCAGCACTGCGGGCCTCCCCGCGTGCCGCCTCCGCGTCGGCGGAGCTCTCCGTACCGGCGGGCCCCGACACCGATCGACGGCTGCAGGCCGCCCCGGCACTCACCACCCTGTCGTCGTCGCTCGCAGTGCGCGAGTGGTCGGCGAGCGCAGCGGTCGACGTCGTCGCCTCGGGCGGTTCTGCCGTGAACCTCCCCGCGGACCTCCGCGTGACGGCGGTGGGCTGGCGGGCCGATGATGCCGGGCCGGTTGCCGACGGCGCGATACCCGTGACCGTCGGGGGCGCGTCGGCGGAGCGCTTTGGGCTAGCGGACGGAGACACGCTGGCGGTGACGGGGACGCAGGGCACACTGCGCCTGCGTGTGGCGGGAACCTCGCCGGAGGGCCCCGATGCGGCGCTCCTGGACAGGGCGGCCGGCGACGCCGCGAGCACGGGGCTGGTCCTCGGCGTCCCCGCTGCCGACCTCTCGCACTTCTCCGCTCCGGCGAGCGTCGGCCTCCAGTTCACCCTGCCGGACGACCCGTCAGCCGGGGCCGCGGGCAGCACGGCCGAACGGCTCGAGAGCCTTCCCTCAGATCTGGGGCAGCAGGGCACCGCGCCGGAGGGCGTCACGCTGACCGGCGACCTGCCCTCGGTCCTCACGGAGGTCGCCGCGTCCCACCGGATGACGCAGAACCTCGCGCTCAACGGGCTGGTCCTCGTGGCTCTGCTCGGGGCAGTTGCCGGTGTCCACCTGCGGCGAGGCCCTCGAGAGACCGTCACAGGCCTGCCGTTCGGTCGCCTCGTCGTGGCGGCATCGATCGGCACCGCAGGCCTCGCCCTCGTTCTTCCCCATCTCATGGACAGCGGAGACCTGCCGCCCCTGTCCGTCGCGCCGGCCGTCGTGGTGTCCGTGGGTTCCCTGCTCGTGGCGGCGCTCCTCGTGCGTGTCGCTGCGGCCGTCCGTCGTCGTCGCGATGCCCGCAGCTGGGAGCCGGAGTCCCCTGTGCCCGGGACGACCGGCCGGACCCTGCAGCGGTCCATCGTGGTCTTCGCCGTGGTGCTGACGGTCGGTGCCGGAACCCTCGCCGGTATGGTCGTGGGGACCACGAACGCCGCCGCACGTTCGGCGGCCGCACTGACCAACGGGGGCGACGTGCGGATCGTGGTGCCCGCAGGCACGGACGCCGCCGACGTGCCGCTGCCCGAAGACACACCCTCGTCCCGGGTACTGCGCACACCCGGCACGATGGGCGGGACGGCTTTGGAAGTGGTTGCCGCCGACGCGGCTTCGCTGTCGGCCGTGCTCCCCCGGGATGCAGGCCTCGACGCCGGGCCGCTGGGAGACGAGCTGCTTACAGCGATCCCGGCACCCGAGCCGGCACTCGATCTGCAGCCGTCCGCGCGCCAGGTGCGCCTCCAGCTGACCACCGGGCCGCTCGGCGAGCCCGCGGCCGGCCCGGCGTCCGCCCTGCGCGTCGGGGTCGCGGCGTGGCTCGAGCGTGAGGACGGCACGCTCCGAAGGATCCCCGCGGGGACGCTCTCGCTCGCTGCGGACCAGACCCAGCAGCATTCGCTGTCCTTCTCGATCCCCGAGGGCCTGCGGGCAGAGGCGATCGCGGCGCTGGACTTCGTGGTGACGCCGTCCGGGGGATCATCGATGCCCGCCAGTGCAGGGTTCTCCCTGACGCTGGTGCGCTCCTCGTCGGATGCTGGGATCGGCTCCGGTGAGAGCCGTTTCGCGGCCGCGTCGGGCCTCGCCGTCGTGCCGTCGCTTCCCGGAACCGTGGAGGCGGGCGTGGCGGATCCGGAGGACGGTGCAGGCTTCAGTGTGGCCACCCTGCCGGATGGACCGTTGACGGTCCGGCTCGCCACGCGTGCCACCCGCAGTCCCGTACCCGTCGCTGTCACCTCGTCGATCGGTGCGCAGGAGGGCGATGCGCTCGAACTCGTGGTCGGCGACACCGCGCTC is a window encoding:
- the rpsI gene encoding 30S ribosomal protein S9, which produces MAQNTEELNESTEELTSYTSESTEGGETAVKERPALTVGGGAVGRRKEAVARVRLVPGTGKWIVNGRELADYFPNKLHQQEVNDPFKLLELDGAYDVIARIHGGGPSGQAGALRLGVARTLNEIDRENNRPALKKAGFLTRDARVIERKKAGLKKARKAPQYSKR
- the rplM gene encoding 50S ribosomal protein L13, with protein sequence MRTYTPKPGDINRQWHVIDATDVVLGRLASQTAILLRGKHKPTFAPHMDMGDFVIIINAEKVALTGSKLEQKRAYRHSGYPGGLKSTSYVELLDKNPERAVEKAIRGMLPKNSLAAQQIGKLKVYRGAEHPHAAQQPQTFEITQVAQ